The Streptomyces spororaveus genome includes a region encoding these proteins:
- a CDS encoding carbohydrate kinase family protein, with protein MTGPGALVVVGDVVTDVVAIHPEPLAAATDTAARIRTLPGGAGANAACWAARTGTAEVRLLARVGAESARWHERALVDAGVRPRLVIDTQEPTGTVVALVGKDAERTFLTDSGASLRLCPADWTPSLLDGAAHLHLSGYLFFADSSRELAAVALRAARTRGVPVSVDPASAGFLAGLGPQRFLDAVAGASVLLPNEDEARLLAGLPEPAGVARAAAELSRRVPLVVVTRGAAGALIAERGRITAEVEAEPVEAVDSTGAGDAFTGGFLAARLEGADPAEAARAGCRAAALAVTRVGGRP; from the coding sequence ATGACCGGGCCGGGGGCGTTGGTCGTCGTCGGGGACGTGGTGACGGACGTGGTGGCCATACATCCGGAGCCGCTGGCTGCGGCCACCGACACGGCTGCCCGGATCCGGACCCTGCCGGGCGGGGCCGGGGCCAACGCGGCCTGCTGGGCCGCCCGTACGGGGACCGCGGAGGTGCGGCTCCTGGCGCGGGTGGGCGCCGAGTCGGCGCGCTGGCACGAGCGGGCGCTGGTGGACGCGGGGGTGCGGCCGCGGCTGGTGATCGACACGCAGGAGCCGACCGGGACGGTGGTCGCGCTGGTCGGCAAGGACGCGGAGCGGACGTTCCTGACCGACAGCGGGGCCTCGCTGCGGCTGTGCCCCGCCGACTGGACCCCCTCCTTGCTGGACGGGGCGGCCCATCTCCATCTGTCCGGTTATCTGTTCTTCGCCGACAGCAGCCGGGAGCTGGCCGCCGTCGCGCTGCGGGCGGCCCGGACACGGGGGGTGCCGGTGAGCGTGGACCCCGCATCGGCCGGGTTCCTGGCGGGCCTCGGGCCGCAGCGCTTCCTGGACGCCGTGGCGGGGGCGAGCGTGCTGCTGCCCAACGAGGACGAGGCGCGGCTCCTGGCCGGGCTGCCGGAGCCCGCGGGGGTGGCCCGGGCGGCGGCGGAGCTCAGCCGGCGGGTGCCGCTGGTGGTGGTGACCCGGGGCGCGGCCGGGGCGCTGATCGCCGAACGTGGCCGGATCACCGCCGAGGTCGAGGCGGAACCGGTGGAGGCGGTGGACTCCACGGGCGCGGGGGACGCCTTCACCGGGGGCTTCCTCGCGGCCCGGCTGGAGGGCGCGGACCCGGCGGAGGCGGCCCGCGCCGGATGCCGGGCCGCGGCCCTGGCGGTGACACGCGTGGGCGGCCGCCCGTAG
- a CDS encoding methylated-DNA--[protein]-cysteine S-methyltransferase → MDSTERPRGPHLEWTVVASDIGPLLLAATPEGLVRVEFHADPDRVDGMIGPLVSRLGADARRPSPGEEELLAEPIRQLTAYFAGSLRRFELPLDWRLSSGFNRQVLQELDRSVPYGSVVGYGELAARVGQPGAAQAVGNAMGSNPLPLVVACHRVVENDGGIGGFGGGVETKRQLLALEGVLPQPLF, encoded by the coding sequence GTGGACAGCACCGAGCGGCCGCGCGGGCCGCACCTCGAATGGACCGTCGTCGCCAGCGACATCGGCCCTCTGCTCCTGGCCGCGACCCCGGAAGGACTGGTGAGGGTCGAGTTCCATGCCGATCCGGACCGGGTCGACGGGATGATCGGCCCGCTGGTCTCCCGGCTCGGCGCCGACGCCCGGCGGCCGTCGCCGGGCGAAGAAGAGCTGCTGGCCGAGCCGATACGCCAGCTCACCGCGTACTTCGCCGGGTCGCTGCGCCGCTTCGAGCTGCCGCTGGACTGGCGGCTGAGCTCTGGCTTCAACCGGCAGGTGCTCCAGGAGCTGGACCGCTCCGTGCCCTACGGATCGGTCGTCGGCTACGGGGAGCTGGCCGCCCGCGTCGGACAGCCCGGCGCCGCCCAGGCCGTGGGCAACGCCATGGGATCGAACCCGCTGCCGCTGGTGGTGGCCTGCCACCGGGTCGTGGAGAACGACGGGGGAATCGGCGGATTCGGCGGCGGGGTGGAGACCAAGCGGCAGCTGCTCGCCCTGGAGGGCGTGCTCCCGCAGCCGCTGTTCTGA
- a CDS encoding glycerophosphodiester phosphodiesterase gives MYVRPAAAAAAAFLGFTLTLLGGTASYAATGPGSAAGTGTGTGAETGRAALGGPVVYAHRGASAYAPENTLDSIDLAMQMGFDWVENDVQRTKDGVLVVIHDDTLARTTDVEQRFPDRAPWKVQDFTAAEIARLDAGSWFGDEYAGASVPTLRRYLDRVQRNRQKLLLEIKKPELYPGIEEQTLKVLEEAGWLDARHVAQRLVVQSFSADSVRIVHGLRPDLVTAFLGTPAVADLPRYAAFTDRINPWHTTISADWVSAVHGLLGAHGKAMEVDTWIVDDAATARKVQDMGVDGIITNAPDVVQDAVGGF, from the coding sequence ATGTACGTCCGACCCGCCGCCGCGGCCGCCGCCGCATTCCTGGGCTTCACTCTCACCCTGCTGGGCGGGACGGCCTCGTACGCCGCCACCGGTCCCGGATCCGCCGCCGGAACCGGCACCGGAACCGGCGCCGAGACCGGCCGGGCCGCACTGGGGGGCCCTGTCGTGTACGCCCACCGGGGGGCCTCCGCGTACGCCCCGGAGAACACCCTCGACTCGATCGACCTGGCGATGCAGATGGGCTTCGACTGGGTCGAGAACGACGTGCAGCGCACCAAGGACGGCGTGCTGGTGGTGATCCACGACGACACCCTGGCCCGGACCACCGACGTCGAGCAGCGGTTCCCGGACCGGGCGCCCTGGAAGGTCCAGGACTTCACGGCGGCCGAGATCGCCCGGCTGGACGCGGGCAGCTGGTTCGGCGACGAGTACGCGGGCGCCTCCGTGCCGACCCTGCGCCGGTACCTCGACCGGGTACAGCGCAACCGGCAGAAGCTGCTGCTGGAGATCAAGAAGCCGGAGCTCTACCCCGGGATCGAGGAGCAGACCCTGAAGGTGCTGGAGGAGGCCGGCTGGCTCGACGCGCGCCACGTCGCGCAGCGCCTGGTGGTGCAGAGCTTCAGCGCCGACTCCGTGCGCATCGTGCACGGGCTGCGCCCGGACCTGGTGACGGCCTTCCTGGGCACCCCCGCCGTGGCGGACCTGCCGCGCTACGCGGCGTTCACCGACCGGATCAACCCGTGGCACACGACGATCTCGGCCGACTGGGTCTCGGCCGTGCACGGCCTGCTCGGCGCCCACGGCAAGGCCATGGAGGTGGACACCTGGATCGTGGACGACGCGGCCACCGCCCGGAAGGTGCAGGACATGGGAGTGGACGGGATCATCACCAACGCCCCGGACGTGGTCCAGGACGCGGTCGGCGGGTTCTGA
- a CDS encoding chaplin encodes MRHSRRNSLIAAVVAGGGLAVAGVGGLAHADADAGGRAERSPGLLSGNLVQLPVNIPVNACGNTVSVVGVLNSAAGNRCSNEAPGGGGGHSGTRSADSVKPGSGNGGGAVAEGRGKDSPGVLSGNGIQLPVDLPLNISGNAVSVVGVGNSSHGNTSVNGEQPTGGKPVQPPVVEQPVTPPKPQPEIDPVAPRPAPPAPPRHSAALAHTGSDGVGYLLPGGGALLLGGVLLYRRFRLN; translated from the coding sequence ATGCGTCACAGTCGTCGGAACAGCTTGATCGCGGCGGTGGTTGCGGGAGGCGGACTGGCGGTCGCGGGTGTGGGCGGACTCGCCCATGCCGACGCGGACGCGGGCGGCCGGGCCGAGCGCTCGCCGGGGCTGCTGTCCGGGAACCTCGTACAACTGCCGGTGAACATCCCGGTGAACGCGTGCGGGAACACCGTGAGCGTGGTCGGCGTGCTCAACTCGGCGGCCGGGAACCGCTGTAGCAATGAGGCACCCGGGGGTGGCGGAGGGCATTCCGGTACGCGTTCCGCGGATTCCGTGAAACCAGGGAGCGGGAACGGCGGCGGGGCCGTCGCGGAGGGACGGGGAAAGGATTCTCCGGGAGTGCTGTCCGGCAACGGGATCCAGCTGCCCGTCGACCTCCCGCTGAACATCAGCGGCAACGCGGTGAGCGTGGTCGGCGTCGGGAACTCCTCGCACGGCAACACGTCCGTCAACGGCGAGCAGCCCACGGGCGGCAAGCCCGTCCAGCCGCCCGTCGTCGAACAGCCGGTGACCCCGCCCAAGCCTCAGCCCGAGATCGACCCCGTGGCCCCGCGCCCGGCGCCGCCCGCCCCGCCGCGGCACAGTGCGGCCCTCGCCCACACCGGGTCGGACGGCGTCGGCTACCTGCTGCCCGGCGGCGGCGCGCTGCTCCTCGGCGGGGTACTCCTCTACCGCCGCTTCCGCCTCAACTGA
- a CDS encoding WGR domain-containing protein, with amino-acid sequence MARETTYLELSQDDGGAHKFYEVTVDGTAVSVRYGRIGAGGQLQSSSFPSAEKARAAAAKKIGEKVRKGYAPAVQGGRAARSVTRRQVTSAPSTARSVAPVLWRFRTGSSAFGIHVDEDRCWVGNQAGDVYTLSHGGEVLARYSLPDGVKCLVADEFWIYAGCDDGTVYDLSSKVPFGAYAIAADVDIYWLDIHEGVLNVSDVNGGLTVIDHEDEHQWSRKSSGNSAWMVRADERAVFHGHSGGVTAYAADGSGQLWHTKTPGGVLFGWQEDHAVYAGTVRNSVQRLSKATGAVEASYACDAAVYSCATSPDGRHVFAGDSSSSVYCFDADGRRLWKLGTGGGSALSMQYLDERLYLVTTDGSLVCVDASEQAIAAAQQGSVPAPMDVKSAAALPVFTPAASASAVATVSMAAVTADPAGGVVVECVQQGGRMRVQVVSGGFEPSWNVQFPRGIREAGARYVVDGLHPASGGFYRVRGEIRRLV; translated from the coding sequence ATGGCTCGGGAGACGACGTATCTGGAGCTGTCGCAGGACGACGGCGGGGCGCACAAGTTCTACGAGGTGACCGTGGACGGCACGGCCGTGTCCGTGCGGTACGGGCGCATCGGCGCGGGCGGCCAGCTGCAGAGCTCCTCGTTCCCGAGCGCCGAGAAGGCCCGGGCGGCCGCGGCGAAGAAGATCGGCGAGAAGGTGCGCAAGGGGTACGCCCCGGCCGTGCAGGGCGGGCGTGCCGCCCGGTCGGTGACGCGCCGCCAGGTGACCTCGGCGCCGTCGACGGCGCGGTCGGTGGCCCCGGTGCTGTGGCGCTTCCGTACCGGCTCGTCGGCCTTCGGCATCCATGTGGACGAGGACCGCTGCTGGGTCGGCAACCAGGCGGGCGATGTGTACACGCTGAGCCACGGCGGTGAGGTGCTGGCCCGGTATTCGCTGCCGGACGGGGTGAAGTGCCTGGTGGCGGACGAGTTCTGGATATACGCGGGCTGTGACGACGGCACGGTGTACGACCTGTCGTCGAAGGTCCCGTTCGGGGCCTACGCGATCGCGGCGGACGTGGACATCTACTGGCTCGACATCCACGAGGGCGTGCTGAACGTCTCCGACGTGAACGGCGGCCTGACCGTCATCGACCACGAGGACGAACACCAGTGGTCGCGGAAGTCCTCCGGCAACAGCGCCTGGATGGTCCGGGCGGACGAGCGGGCGGTCTTCCACGGGCACAGCGGCGGTGTGACGGCCTACGCGGCGGACGGCAGCGGGCAGTTGTGGCACACCAAGACCCCCGGCGGGGTGCTGTTCGGCTGGCAGGAGGACCACGCGGTCTATGCGGGCACGGTCCGCAACAGCGTGCAGCGGCTGTCGAAGGCGACGGGTGCCGTGGAGGCCTCGTACGCGTGCGACGCCGCGGTGTATTCCTGCGCGACCTCGCCCGACGGACGGCACGTCTTCGCCGGTGACTCCTCGTCCTCGGTCTACTGCTTCGACGCCGACGGGCGGCGGCTGTGGAAGCTGGGGACGGGCGGCGGCTCGGCGCTGTCCATGCAGTACCTGGACGAGCGGCTGTACCTGGTCACCACGGACGGGTCGCTGGTCTGCGTGGACGCGAGCGAACAGGCGATCGCGGCGGCCCAGCAGGGTTCGGTGCCCGCGCCGATGGACGTGAAGTCGGCTGCCGCCCTCCCGGTGTTCACCCCGGCGGCGTCGGCGTCGGCGGTGGCGACGGTCTCGATGGCGGCGGTGACCGCGGACCCCGCGGGCGGTGTGGTGGTGGAGTGCGTCCAGCAGGGCGGCCGGATGCGGGTCCAGGTGGTGTCGGGCGGCTTCGAACCCTCGTGGAACGTGCAGTTCCCGCGCGGGATACGGGAGGCGGGCGCCCGGTACGTGGTGGACGGGCTGCACCCGGCCTCGGGCGGCTTCTACCGGGTCCGGGGGGAGATACGCCGACTGGTGTGA
- a CDS encoding cupin domain-containing protein yields the protein MGGRQTMTARPGGACVATFATGREIVIPPGGCTGWHFHRVRLEAVVVAGTLTRVLHDRTVEVHTAGTTFVEPAGAGHIHLGHNLGTEPVVLRVTPVLPEGTPFSIPTPAPPGATPAVCGQHTH from the coding sequence ATGGGTGGGCGGCAGACGATGACGGCACGGCCTGGCGGGGCGTGCGTCGCCACGTTCGCGACTGGCCGGGAGATAGTCATCCCGCCGGGCGGCTGCACCGGCTGGCACTTCCACCGGGTCAGACTGGAGGCGGTGGTCGTGGCGGGAACCCTGACCCGGGTCCTGCACGACCGCACCGTCGAGGTGCACACGGCCGGGACCACCTTCGTGGAACCCGCGGGGGCGGGCCACATACACCTGGGCCACAACCTCGGCACCGAGCCGGTCGTCCTCCGTGTCACCCCCGTGCTCCCGGAAGGGACCCCCTTCTCGATACCCACCCCCGCCCCGCCCGGTGCCACGCCGGCGGTCTGCGGGCAGCACACCCACTGA
- a CDS encoding cupin domain-containing protein codes for MSTSDHSATPAPASFSVSVADVELEADDLDPAQIVSGEPVVTGKVLWESADGKQVRGIWQITPGVVTDVEANELFVVVSGRATVEVEGGATLELGPGSACVLREGDRTTWTVHETLRKAYHISC; via the coding sequence ATGAGCACCAGTGATCACTCCGCCACCCCTGCCCCCGCCTCCTTCTCCGTCTCCGTCGCGGACGTCGAGCTGGAGGCGGACGACCTCGACCCCGCGCAGATCGTCTCCGGCGAGCCCGTCGTGACGGGCAAGGTGCTGTGGGAGTCGGCGGACGGCAAGCAGGTGCGCGGGATCTGGCAGATCACCCCCGGTGTGGTCACCGACGTCGAGGCGAACGAGCTTTTCGTGGTGGTCAGCGGCCGCGCCACCGTCGAGGTCGAGGGCGGCGCGACGCTGGAGCTCGGCCCCGGCTCCGCCTGCGTGCTCCGCGAGGGCGACCGGACCACCTGGACCGTGCACGAGACGCTGCGCAAGGCCTATCACATCAGCTGCTGA
- a CDS encoding SWIM zinc finger family protein — translation MITARDDRRRTFETVPAGVAAVSWWGRAWVSALEEVSHDTARLARGRTYADGGHVSAVTVTPGRIVAYVRGSRPRPYRTELTLPAFADPEWNELLEQVAADPAALAALLEREVPQSLAGAVLPGTGELVPHCSCPDFGRPPCKHAAALCYRAARLLDEDPFVLLLLRGRGERELLDELTRRNAAHAAREQPDAAPGFPGVPARAALARTSLPPLPAPLPVPTAVGLPPAYPADPAAPDPLALDQLASDAAARALALLTTGEDPIAGLTVWQDAVRLASAHPTAGLTGAARTLYRELARATGRSTTDLARAAAAWRQGGRAALDALEEPWDPPAGPFDRARPALLAAGQGSFRPDRNRLTVRARQLRLGRDGLWYCYEDRLGDNDWWPTGRPAPDPVSALLG, via the coding sequence ATGATCACCGCGCGGGACGACCGCCGCCGCACCTTCGAGACCGTGCCCGCCGGGGTGGCGGCGGTGAGCTGGTGGGGCCGGGCCTGGGTGTCGGCGCTGGAGGAGGTCTCCCACGACACCGCCCGCCTGGCCCGGGGCCGTACGTATGCCGACGGAGGCCACGTCAGTGCGGTCACCGTCACCCCCGGCCGGATCGTGGCGTACGTCCGGGGCAGCCGGCCCCGCCCGTACCGCACCGAGCTGACCCTGCCCGCCTTCGCGGACCCGGAGTGGAACGAACTGCTGGAGCAGGTCGCGGCCGACCCGGCGGCGCTCGCCGCCCTGCTGGAGCGCGAGGTCCCGCAGTCGCTCGCCGGGGCTGTCCTGCCCGGCACGGGCGAGCTCGTCCCGCACTGTTCCTGCCCGGACTTCGGACGTCCGCCGTGCAAGCACGCGGCGGCCCTCTGCTACCGCGCGGCGCGCCTCCTGGACGAGGACCCCTTCGTCCTGTTGCTCCTGCGCGGCCGCGGGGAGCGGGAGCTGCTCGACGAGCTGACCCGGCGCAATGCCGCCCACGCCGCACGCGAACAGCCGGACGCCGCGCCCGGCTTCCCCGGCGTCCCGGCCCGGGCCGCGCTCGCCCGCACCAGCCTGCCGCCCCTGCCCGCGCCGCTCCCCGTGCCCACCGCCGTGGGCCTCCCGCCCGCCTACCCGGCCGACCCGGCGGCGCCGGACCCGCTGGCTCTCGACCAGCTCGCCTCCGACGCGGCCGCCCGCGCGCTGGCCCTCCTCACCACCGGCGAGGATCCGATCGCCGGGCTCACCGTCTGGCAGGACGCCGTCCGGCTGGCGTCCGCACACCCCACGGCGGGGCTGACGGGAGCGGCCCGCACCCTGTACCGGGAGCTGGCCCGCGCCACCGGCCGCAGCACCACCGATCTCGCCCGGGCCGCCGCGGCCTGGCGCCAGGGCGGCCGCGCGGCCCTCGACGCCCTCGAAGAGCCCTGGGACCCGCCGGCGGGCCCCTTCGACCGGGCCCGCCCGGCCCTGCTCGCCGCGGGCCAGGGCTCGTTCCGCCCCGACCGCAACCGCCTGACGGTCCGCGCCCGGCAGCTGCGCCTCGGCCGCGACGGCCTCTGGTACTGCTACGAGGACCGGCTGGGGGACAACGACTGGTGGCCGACGGGCCGGCCCGCCCCGGATCCGGTCAGCGCCCTGCTGGGCTGA
- a CDS encoding MFS transporter encodes MTASPGADRPAPPMSLPELARLQRRTSRVLMAGQVLGGLGVPISIALAPVLATEVSGTEALSGVASTAAVIGTALVSLPLAALMNARGRRPGLVLAYGIGAAGAGLVVLAATIKSFPLLLLGMAAFGAASSANLQARFAAADLAAPDHRARAISVVVWASTVGAVLGPNLSAPASRSFAGTAIPETAGPFVWAAAVFLLTGTLIGVLLRPDPLLTARALAAPEEQTREGRSLRAGFAAVKASPRARLALLTVAVSHTTMVSIMVMTPVDLSHHGAGLELIGLVISGHIAGMFAFSPVMGWLADRLGRLSVIGLAAGLLSVAALLAGTAGADHGRSALGLFLLGLGWSAGMVSGSALLTDSVPQPARAAVQGLSDLTMNASAGVGGAAAGLIMSGAGYGWLNAVGAALLLPMAALALFTARRHPLPAPVSAPAAAPAPAKGVSS; translated from the coding sequence ATGACCGCCTCGCCCGGCGCCGACCGGCCGGCGCCGCCGATGAGCCTGCCCGAACTGGCCCGGCTGCAGCGCCGTACCTCCCGGGTCCTCATGGCCGGCCAGGTCCTCGGCGGCCTCGGCGTGCCGATCAGCATCGCCCTGGCCCCCGTACTCGCCACCGAGGTCAGCGGCACCGAAGCGCTGTCCGGCGTCGCCTCCACCGCCGCCGTGATCGGCACCGCCCTCGTCTCGCTGCCGCTCGCCGCGCTGATGAACGCGCGCGGCCGCCGCCCCGGACTGGTCCTGGCCTACGGGATCGGCGCCGCCGGAGCGGGTCTGGTCGTCCTCGCCGCCACGATCAAGAGCTTCCCGCTGCTGCTGCTCGGCATGGCCGCCTTCGGCGCCGCCTCCTCCGCGAACCTGCAGGCCCGGTTCGCCGCCGCTGACCTCGCGGCCCCGGACCACCGCGCCCGCGCCATCTCGGTCGTGGTCTGGGCGTCGACCGTCGGCGCGGTGCTCGGACCCAATCTGTCCGCACCGGCCAGCCGCAGCTTCGCCGGCACCGCGATACCCGAGACGGCCGGCCCGTTCGTCTGGGCCGCCGCCGTCTTCCTCCTCACCGGCACGCTGATCGGCGTACTGCTGCGCCCCGACCCACTGCTGACGGCCCGGGCGCTCGCCGCCCCCGAGGAGCAGACCCGCGAAGGGCGCTCGCTGCGGGCCGGATTCGCCGCCGTCAAGGCCTCGCCACGGGCCCGGCTCGCCCTGCTCACGGTCGCCGTGTCCCACACCACCATGGTCTCGATCATGGTGATGACCCCGGTGGACCTGAGCCACCACGGGGCCGGCCTGGAGCTCATCGGGCTGGTGATCAGCGGTCACATCGCGGGCATGTTCGCCTTCTCCCCCGTGATGGGCTGGCTCGCCGACCGGCTCGGCAGGCTCTCCGTGATCGGGCTGGCCGCCGGACTCCTGTCGGTCGCCGCGCTGCTCGCCGGAACGGCCGGCGCCGACCACGGCCGCAGCGCGCTCGGCCTCTTCCTGCTCGGCCTCGGCTGGTCCGCCGGGATGGTGTCCGGTTCGGCGCTGTTGACCGACTCGGTACCGCAGCCCGCGCGAGCCGCCGTACAAGGGCTGAGCGACCTGACGATGAACGCGTCCGCGGGCGTGGGCGGAGCCGCCGCCGGGCTGATCATGTCCGGGGCGGGCTACGGGTGGCTGAACGCCGTGGGCGCCGCGCTGCTCCTGCCGATGGCCGCGCTCGCGCTGTTCACGGCGCGCCGCCACCCCCTGCCCGCGCCCGTGTCCGCGCCGGCGGCCGCCCCCGCGCCCGCGAAGGGCGTCAGCAGCTGA
- a CDS encoding DUF2293 domain-containing protein, translating to MSLVVFESRKQIHCADCRQGPLRHLVRESGVPRCLDCTDLGHLVYLPRGDTALTRRSREASSLCAVVVRFNRRRHRYERLGLLVEEAALAGAERACLADSEARARRRERDRRQRAAEDTRFTAAFAAEIVRLFPGCPADRAVAIATHASVRGSGRVGRTAAGRALDELAVSVAVRAAVRHTDTEYEALLMAGVPRFAARARLAARIDAVLDGWRTPHPGHTSPHAPDLSP from the coding sequence ATGAGCCTGGTGGTTTTTGAGTCGCGGAAGCAGATCCACTGCGCCGACTGCCGGCAGGGCCCGCTCCGGCACCTCGTCCGCGAGTCCGGCGTACCCCGCTGCCTGGACTGTACGGATCTCGGCCATCTCGTCTATCTCCCGCGGGGGGACACAGCGCTCACGCGCCGCTCCCGCGAGGCCAGTTCGCTCTGCGCGGTCGTCGTCCGTTTCAACCGGCGCCGCCACCGTTACGAGCGGCTGGGCCTCCTCGTCGAGGAGGCCGCCCTGGCCGGTGCGGAGCGCGCCTGCCTCGCGGACTCCGAGGCGCGGGCGCGCCGCCGGGAGCGCGACCGGCGGCAGCGGGCGGCCGAGGACACCCGCTTCACGGCGGCCTTCGCCGCCGAGATCGTGCGGCTGTTCCCCGGGTGTCCGGCCGACCGGGCCGTGGCGATCGCCACCCATGCCTCGGTGCGGGGCAGCGGCCGGGTGGGCCGTACCGCGGCCGGCCGCGCCCTCGACGAACTGGCGGTCTCCGTCGCGGTCCGGGCGGCGGTGCGGCACACCGACACGGAGTACGAAGCCCTGCTCATGGCGGGGGTCCCCCGGTTCGCGGCCCGCGCCCGGCTGGCCGCTCGGATCGACGCCGTCCTGGACGGGTGGCGCACTCCGCACCCGGGGCACACGTCCCCGCACGCTCCTGACCTGTCCCCCTGA
- a CDS encoding pseudouridine-5'-phosphate glycosidase, which produces MSQHRASEIPVLSEEVREALARGKPVVALESTIIAHGLPRPRNLAVGLELEALVRAEGAVPATIAVVDGVAYAGLDKAQLERIANGEGVRKLGHRDLAPALATGATGATTVSATAFLAARAGLRVFATGGLGGVHREWARTQDESADLSLLARTRITVVCAGVKSILDVPGTLQRLETLGVAVLGYGTDRFPGFYLADSGEPVDWTVHGPEEVAAVMAAQDALGGADSALLVANPVAREQQLDPALHDRVLAEALAECRERGITGQAVTPFLLGFLVRATDGASLEANLAAVRGNVRLGARIAGSWAARA; this is translated from the coding sequence ATGTCACAGCACAGAGCATCTGAGATCCCGGTCCTGTCGGAAGAGGTACGCGAGGCACTCGCCCGGGGGAAGCCCGTCGTGGCCCTGGAGTCGACGATCATCGCGCACGGTCTGCCGCGCCCGCGCAACCTGGCGGTGGGCCTCGAACTGGAGGCCCTGGTACGCGCGGAGGGCGCGGTTCCGGCAACGATCGCGGTCGTGGACGGGGTGGCGTACGCGGGCCTGGACAAGGCCCAGCTGGAGCGGATCGCGAACGGCGAGGGCGTGCGCAAGCTCGGCCACCGGGATCTGGCGCCCGCGCTGGCGACGGGGGCGACCGGTGCGACGACGGTGTCCGCGACGGCGTTCCTCGCCGCCCGGGCAGGCCTGCGGGTGTTCGCCACGGGCGGGCTGGGCGGTGTGCACCGGGAGTGGGCCCGGACGCAGGACGAGTCGGCGGACCTGTCGCTGCTGGCGCGGACACGGATCACGGTGGTGTGCGCGGGGGTGAAGTCGATCCTGGACGTGCCGGGCACGCTGCAGCGGCTGGAGACGCTGGGAGTGGCGGTGCTCGGCTACGGGACGGACCGCTTCCCCGGGTTCTACCTGGCCGACTCCGGCGAGCCGGTGGACTGGACCGTGCACGGGCCCGAGGAGGTCGCGGCGGTGATGGCCGCTCAGGACGCGCTGGGCGGTGCCGACTCGGCGCTGCTGGTGGCCAATCCGGTGGCGCGGGAGCAACAGCTGGATCCCGCCCTGCACGACCGGGTACTGGCGGAGGCGCTCGCCGAGTGCCGCGAGCGCGGGATCACGGGGCAGGCGGTGACTCCGTTCCTGCTGGGCTTCCTGGTACGGGCGACGGACGGGGCCTCGCTGGAGGCGAACCTGGCGGCGGTGCGCGGCAACGTCCGGCTCGGCGCCCGGATCGCGGGGTCCTGGGCGGCGCGGGCATGA
- a CDS encoding uridine kinase has product MQWEAITWQRMAERLAGHLDNPENAPEQGSWQRVGIDGAPAAETGVLAGELADALRLRGRPSLVVPADGFLRPASLRFEFGRQDVDSYLGGWYDTAALWREVFGPTDPGGTGRVLPDLWDPVTDRATRSPYVELPPGGVLLVHGPLLLGHWFPFDLSVHIRLSAGALARRTEESARWTLPAFARYEADTDPVAGADVVVRADDPRHPAWTGLDAD; this is encoded by the coding sequence GTGCAGTGGGAAGCGATCACATGGCAGCGGATGGCCGAACGGCTCGCCGGTCACCTCGACAACCCCGAGAACGCCCCTGAGCAGGGCAGTTGGCAGCGGGTCGGCATCGACGGCGCCCCCGCCGCCGAGACCGGCGTACTCGCCGGTGAACTCGCCGACGCGCTGCGACTGCGCGGACGCCCGTCCTTGGTGGTGCCGGCCGACGGTTTCCTGCGGCCGGCCTCCCTCCGCTTCGAGTTCGGCCGCCAGGACGTGGATTCCTACCTCGGCGGCTGGTACGACACGGCCGCGCTCTGGCGGGAGGTCTTCGGCCCGACCGACCCCGGCGGCACCGGGCGGGTGCTGCCGGACCTGTGGGACCCGGTGACCGACCGGGCGACCCGCAGTCCGTACGTCGAACTCCCGCCCGGCGGCGTGCTGCTCGTGCACGGCCCGCTGCTGCTCGGCCACTGGTTCCCCTTCGACCTGAGCGTCCACATCCGGCTCTCCGCGGGGGCGCTCGCCCGCCGCACCGAGGAGTCGGCGCGCTGGACGCTGCCGGCCTTCGCGCGCTACGAGGCCGACACCGACCCCGTGGCGGGGGCCGATGTGGTGGTGCGGGCCGATGACCCCAGGCATCCCGCCTGGACGGGGCTCGACGCCGACTGA